A stretch of the Capra hircus breed San Clemente chromosome 10, ASM170441v1, whole genome shotgun sequence genome encodes the following:
- the GNPNAT1 gene encoding glucosamine 6-phosphate N-acetyltransferase: protein MKPDETPMFDPSLLKEVDWSQNTATFSPAISPTHPGEGLVLRPLCTADLNRGFFKVLGQLTETGVVSPEQFMKSFEHMKKSGDYYVTVVEDVTLGQIVATATLIIEHKFIHSCAKRGRVEDVVVSDECRGKQLGKLLLSTLTLLSKKLNCYKITLECLPQNVGFYKKFGYTVSEENYMCRRFLK from the exons ATGAAACCTGATGAAACTCCTATGTTTGACCCAAGTCTACTCAAAGAAGTGGACTGGAGTCAGAATACAGCTACATTTTCTCCAGCCATTTCCCCAACACATCCTGGAGAAGGTTTGGTTTTGAGGCCTCTTTGTACTGCTGATTTGAATAGAG GTTTTTTTAAGGTACTAGGTCAGCTGACGGAGACTGGAGTTGTCAGCCCAGAACAATTTATGA AATCTTTTGAGCATATGAAGAAATCTGGGGATTACTATGTTACAGTTGTGGAAGATGTAACTTTAGGCCAGATAGTTGCTACAGCAACTCTGATAATAGAAcataaattcatccattcctgtGCTAAG AGAGGACGAGTAGAAGATGTTGTTGTTAGTGATGAATGCAGAGGAAAGCAGCTTGGCAAATT gttATTATCAACCCTTACTTTGCTAAGCAAGAAACTGAACTGTTATAAGATTACCCTGGAATGTCTACCACAAAATGTTGGTTTCTACAAAAAGTTTGGATATACAGTATCTGAAGAAAACTACATGTGCCGGAGGTTTCTAAAGTAA